The genomic interval ATTGGATCGTGCTGGACGAGACCCATCATGTGCTGTCGGCGGGCTGGGAACCGGCCGAGATCACGCTGGCCCAGGGCTTTACCAGCATCGTGTTCATTACCGTCCATCCTAAATCGGTGGCTTCCGCGGTATTGAAATCGGTGGATCTCGTCATCGCGCTCGGTAAGGACTCGGCCGAGATGCTTGATGAGTTTGCGGAATGCGTCGCCGAAAGCCCACCTGCCTTCGAATCCTTGGAGAGCAGCTCCGGACAGACGTTGCTATGGCAACGGTATACGGGTGATGCGCCTTTTAACTTCCGCCCCGAGGAGAGCCGCGGCGAACGGCGCCGGCACCGCCGTAAGTACGCCGAAGGCGACCTAGGGGAGCGTAGTTTCTATTTTCGGGGTGCACAAGGCGAGTTGAATCTACGCGCCCAGAATCTCATTGTTTTTAGCCAAGTCGCCGAGGGAGTCGATGACGCCACCTGGGTCTATCATTTGCGCAACGGCGATTACTCGCGCTGGTTTCGGGAAGTGCTCAAAAATGAAGATCTCGCCGCCGAGGCCGCGCGTATCGAGCAGTCCGAGAAGTTGTCTCCCGGCGAGAGCCGCGCACAAATAAAGGGCATTATCGAGCAACATTACACCCTGCCTAGCTCGGCCGGCGTATCGGACTCCGATAACACGATCTAAGTACCGCACAATCCGAATTCGGCTGGTGCTTCGCCAGGGGCCCTCGACCGCACCTCGGCGTTGCAGGGCTCAGGCCGCGAGCCAGCAAGGCACCATGGGTGGTTATTTTTACACGGTAAGGCGCCGAAACCCTCGCCGCGGTAAAAATTACAAAACAATGGGTAAAACTTGTACAGGAATACCCCGTGCCACGCTCATTGTTCGTCACTACTATAATCTTAGGGCAAGTATTCAAACCGGATACTCCCATTCTCCTAAACTTGACGAAGAAGGAACAAAATCATAGACTTGTAGCTGTCACCCCAATCCACTTTCAAGGGGAAGGGAATCCCCGGAGTGCCGAAGTCCAAGATGAGGGGGCCGCTCATGCGATATGGCATATTGAGTGCCCATGTGCTTAGGGTGGAAACGCGGACCGTGGACAAGAGCGGTGACTAGCTGACCTCCGTCATGCCAGCGAAAGCGTGCATGCAGGAAATCGGTGCCGGCCCTGAATACCGGCCTTCGCCGATATGAGGAACGGTTGCAACCACGTACAATGAATTAGCGAAACGATGTACCAGAGTCCACGGGGGGGTCCCCGCCGAATACCGGTAAATCACTTGCGTCCCGGGGGCGCCCGGCAGCCTAGCGAGGAACCATGAGAATAGCTCAAGTTGCACCACTTTATGAGAGTGTCCCGCCGCAACTCTATGGAGGCACGGAACGGGTAGTGGCATATTTGACCGATGAGTTAGTGCGGCAGGGACACGACGTTACGCTCTTTGCGAGTGGTGACTCGCAAACGCAGGCGCACCTGCGGCCGGTTTGCAATCGCGCGTTGCGGCTCACCGATTGCCGTGACGCATTGGCGCATCACATGCTGCTTTTGGATCGGGTGGGACGCGAGGCGCACAATTTCAACATCGTTCATTTTCATATCGACTATCTGCATTTTCCACAGACACGCCTGTTAAACCTGCCGAACGTGACTACCTTGCACGGCCGTTTGGACCTGCCGGACCTGGTCCCGATTTATCATGAGTTCAACGAGATGCCAGTGGTGTCCATATCTAATGATCAACGCACTCCGCTGCCGTTCGCGAATTGGCAAGCTACCGTGTATCACGGGTTGCCCGAGAATTCCTACCGCTTGTATCCCGGGCCGGGCAAATACCTGGCTTTTCTAGGACGTATCTCTCCGGAGAAGCGTGTCGACCGGGCGATACGGATCGCACAGCGCGTTGGGATGGAGCTACGCATCGCGGCCAAAGTGGACAAAGTCGATGAAGCCTATTTCAAGGAATGTATTCGGCCCCTGCTTGCCGACCCCCTCGTCCAGTTTATCGGGGAGATAGGGGAAAAGGAGAAAAACGATTTTCTCGGTCAGGCACACGCTTTACTGTTCCCCATCGACTGGCCGGAGCCTTTCGGCTTGGTCATGATCGAGGCGATGGCCTGCGGTACGCCGGTTATTGCGTACCGGCGCGGCTCCGTAAGCGAGATCGTGCGTTCCGGTGAGAGCGGGTACGTCGTCGATAATCTGGAGGAAGCCGTGAACGCGGTCGCAAAAGTCGATGCCGTGAGTCGCCGACGCTGCCGCCAGGCATTCGAAGCGCGTTTTTGCGCTTCTCGCATGGCCCGCGATTATCTCGCTGTCTACCGCGCTATAATCGACGCCGGCGTCCAGACACAACCGGCAGCATAAGCCGCGGCCGGGCACGGGTAGACAACAGTGCCGGAAGAACTGATTCAAGTCGAAGACAATTGGTCCGTGCGTGCGAGTTCCGCGCGCGCCGACGACCGCGCGCGCGTTCTCAAGCAAGGGGAAACCTTCGGGATCTTCGACCGATCCGGGGATATCCGTCCGATCGGCCTCGGCGAGGAGGGGCTTTACCATCAAGGGACGCGTTTTCTGTCAGGCATGGAGCTGAAGATCAACGGCGCCGTCTCCCTGGTACTCAACTCCGCGGTGCGGAAGGATAATAGC from Pseudomonadota bacterium carries:
- a CDS encoding glycosyltransferase family 4 protein: MRIAQVAPLYESVPPQLYGGTERVVAYLTDELVRQGHDVTLFASGDSQTQAHLRPVCNRALRLTDCRDALAHHMLLLDRVGREAHNFNIVHFHIDYLHFPQTRLLNLPNVTTLHGRLDLPDLVPIYHEFNEMPVVSISNDQRTPLPFANWQATVYHGLPENSYRLYPGPGKYLAFLGRISPEKRVDRAIRIAQRVGMELRIAAKVDKVDEAYFKECIRPLLADPLVQFIGEIGEKEKNDFLGQAHALLFPIDWPEPFGLVMIEAMACGTPVIAYRRGSVSEIVRSGESGYVVDNLEEAVNAVAKVDAVSRRRCRQAFEARFCASRMARDYLAVYRAIIDAGVQTQPAA